The sequence aagctcagtcgCGTGGTGCACGGGGCTTAGTTGCATGTAGTATCCCctctgaccaggtattgaacccatgtctcctgcattggcaggtttcTTTACCtgccactaagccacctgggattctttaccactaagccacctgggaagcccttcatctcttctttagatctcttaaatttattattatgaCTTGCATTTTTAAGGCCAGGTTCTCAAATTTCAATAGTTAGCATTCTAAGAGAAAAAGTCAACTTGTAGGCAGAAATACAGAAGGAGTTTAATAAGATTTTATCTAACAATAACAGAAAGTACCATACTGAGATATTCTTTTGTGTATCTTGTTTCTagattatttcttcactttctatgGTACTTGTAAACATAGTAGAAATACGATATAAATATTCTGAGCCCTGGTATGTctgaaagttctttttttaaagtttctaaaaattgtatttatttaatttatttatttggctgtgctaagtCTTAGTTACTacatgcgggatctagtttcctgaccagggattcaacccacgcCCTcagcattgagagcatggagtcttaaccaccagggaagtccttgaaaactctttttttccccctattttttcATGCCGATGATCATTTGCACTGACAAATCTAGGTTGAAAAAAATTTCCCTTGTAAATTTGAAGGCATTGTCCTGTCTCCTGATGCTGAATGTAGCAACTGGAAAGCAGAATCTGTTCCAGTTCTTGTTTctttgggtgatttttttcccccctgcctCCAGTAGCTTTTAGAATCTTTATTGCTggtattctgaaatttcacagttaTGTCCCATGGTCATTCTTTAATGAAAAGCTGGGCAATTAGTAGGTTATTTAAATTTGGAGCCTCATGCTTTTAATTCTAAGTAACAAtcttgtattatttctttgataACTTTCTCCCTTTTACTTCCTTCTGTATCTTCTAGAACTATTAATTGAGTGTTGGGGGTCAATTGATCTTTTATATTATTCGTGGAGATTTAACAAGGCTGGTGAAAAAAGAGGGGGgtgctttcttttcctctgaggTTTGAAACCAATTGAGAACCAAGACACAGTAGACAGATAAATGATGTCAAGTTGCTAGCTTTCTTGCTGATACACAGTTAAGGTGGACTTGGCTTCAAACCTTCActttcaagtgaaagtgaaagtctctcagtcatgtccaactctttgcgagaccacggactgtacagtccatggaattctccaggccagaataccggagtgggtagcctttcccttctccagtggctcttcccgacccaggaatcaaactgggatcacCTGCattcgggcagattctttatcagctgagttacagggaagccccttaaatcaAAAGGACTTGTTAATATTTCATCCAAGAATTAGACAGGCATATTTACCTAGTCACAGGCAGAGCTGGGCAAAGCACGTTTTCTCTGTAGGGGTGGGCTCAGTGTCACCTCGCAGAACACAGATTACTGGCTGAGCAGAGAGAACCAAAGAGAGCCCCACAGGCAAGCTTCCTCTCCTGGGAAGGTGGGGGGGGGATGTCTGGAGAAAGGCCTGGAGACTTCCCTAGCAGGAAGTATACATGGAAACATGAGGCCAGGGGGTAAAAAATGCCCTCAATTTAGctgttttctcattaaaaaacagcaacaacaacaaaattttgtccctttttgggaaatatttcctaatttttatcTTCCAGCACTTCTAttaattgttttggatttattattatttttttttataatttttatttttttggcatgtggtatcttagttccctggccagggattgaacctgtgccctctgcgtTGAGAGCACCGAGTTTTAACCAcctgactaccagggaagtcccttgttttggctttaacaacaaaacaaaatatttttaattttcaacagACCTTTCTTGTTTTCTGAACATGTATCTAGAATATACAAGATATGCCTCCAATCAGCAAAGTGAATACAGGAAACCCAATAGAAAAAGGGATATAGGATGTGGAAAAGCCGTCTATACAAGAGGAAATCTGAGCGAatagaaaatagatggagaaatgttcAAACCCTCTATTAACCAGAAATGTAACATAGAAGAGCAGTGAAATGTCATCAGGGTGGTGAGAAGCTGAATAGTAACAAATGTTGAGAAGGATGAAGCAAAAGAGGAAGCCCTCATATACTGGTGATGGGAATGTCAATGGGCATGGCCATTCTGGAAGATGTATAGCCTGGCTGGACTCAGGTGAAATTAAGCTTGAGAATCCTTTGTGACGTGACACTTTCACTCCCGGATATGGTTCACAGGGAAATTCTCACCAAGCTCCACATGGGAACCTGATGAAGCATTAATAGCAGAGATAAAACAGTAAGACCATTAATATCACAGGAGGGGCAAGGATGGAGGATGCAGTGAGTTGGCGAGGAGCACGAGGCAAGTGGGAAATGAAAGGGAATAAAAACTGTACTGAAAAAGAGTATTGTGAATAGGATCTcattgatgcaaaaaaaaaaaaaaaatgtgtgtgtgcattaaatTAAGTGTGAGAATATTCTGTGACTTGGCAATTTCAGTCTTGGATATAGTCCTGAGAGATAGTCTCACCCAGGTCCTCATGGGGACATGATGTGTCCATTGCGGTAGCTGGGTGTTCCTCATTTGGGGACTGGGTAAACATACAATGATGGATATTCACCATTGAATTTTGTGCAGAGGTTCATAGCAACAAACCAGATGTACAAATAGCAACATGGGTAGATCTTAAACATTTATTCTTGGGTGAAAAAGTCAGGAACAAATGAGATGTATAAACGCTTCACTTATCTATCTAAAAAATAAGCACACAAACTATGCCACATATTTGATAAGGACGCAtacttaagaatatattttatttcagttaccTATTGATGCATAACAGTCTAACCCAAAgcttcagtggcttaaaacaaacaactacaattgacccttgaacacaATGGGTTTGACCTGCACAGTTTCAGTTTataagcagatttttttcccacaaaaaaTGTGTTACATCATCTGCAGAAGCTGATCGGGGATACAAAGGGTACTATAAAGTCATACTCGAGTTTTCAACTGCAGGGAGAGGGTCGGTGCCCCTAATCCCTGCAccattcaagggtcaactgtatttatttctcaagattccctgggtcaggaacccaTGCAGGGCTAGGCCAGGTAGACCATGTGGTCTTGGCTAGGGTCATACACTTGGATGCATTCAGCTGTTGGCTAGACTGGAAGCTCCCAGAAGGCTTTGTTCACATGTGGGGGGCCTCGGTTCTCCTCTGTATTCTCTCTCCATATGgtgtcagggaactggatcccacatgctgcaactgaagagcCCTCATGCcataatgaagacccagtgcagccaaataactgatgtgtatgtgtgtgtgtgtgtgtgtgtgtgtgtgtgtgtgtgtatataaaatcaGGAATGAAAACTGGGTTTTCTTTCCCAAGACGTTGTTAACGCAAGTAtagatgctgaaagtgaaagtcgctcagtcgtatccaactctttgcaaccccacacagtccatggaattctccaggccagaatactggagtggtagcctgtcccttctccaggggcccttcccaacccagggaccgaacccaggtctcctgcactgcaggcgattctttaccagctgagctatgattTGTCGGTTCGTGAAGCCCTGTCTTCCTCACAGGACTGTGAAGACCCCCACTCTGATGGGATGGCATTTTCCCTCGATCCATTTTGCCTCCCACtgttccccctccctgcccccactgacCCTGCTACACAGTCAAGTCACTTATTCTCCTCCTGgtagttttctcctctgtgaagtgGGAACAGCAGAAGTGAAGTCATCTGTTGTGACATGTCGTGAGAGTTCCCAGAGAGCATGTCTGTGGGTCATTTAGCACCGTGCCTGTATGTGAAGCCCAAGGCTTCTGGAGCCAGGGCCACGAGAGGGCCTgcacagtcgctcagtcatgtccaactctttgtgaccccgtggactgcagcccaccaggctcctctgtccatgggatttctcaggcaagaatactggggtggattgccctttcctcctccaggggatcttcccgacctggggatcatactcgagtctcctgcaccgcaggcagattctttaccactgagccaccagggaagcccagccaggGCCACAGAAGGGGCTTATTTACAAGGTTGAACCTCTCCTATCCACTGCTTTCTGGATGCTCTTCCCTCCTCTCCGCCCTCCCTGAATTTCCAGTCTCTGAGGAGCTTTACTCCCATGGAGAGTGAAGCCAGTTGGCCCAaagctgggaagcctgatggcTGAGCCTACAGGACATGGGGCCTTGACTCAGATGCCAGCTTGGGCAAGAGCGCAGAAGCGGCCCCTCCAATCCTGGTCAGGGTTGTCTGACTAACGATTCCAGGAATCTGAGGCAGGAAGTGAAAGGGGAGTGGGGCAGAGAGGAACTAGCCGATTGCACCCTGGTTCCTCCTGGCTGGGCCCCCTCCCAAATGTGCCATGTGAGGTGACTAACTGCTGAGGGTAGAGAGGATAGGCCAGGAGACCCCTTCTCTGTAAAGGACagagacacagccctgccctctgcccccaccacATATTGACTGAGTTTCCAACTCAGTTTCCACTCTGTTTACTGTCCAAAGTCCCAGGGAGATGCCAAGTTAGAAGCGCTTGGACGCTCAGACACGCGGTTCAGGGCCCTCGCCTGAACTAGTGGtcaccccttccctcctctcctccagcaCCGCCTGGCCCCCAGTTTTCCTGGTTCAAGCCATCCTGCGTCCTGGGGCCTGGGCAGCCCTCTAGACCTTGAACAGGTAAACCGAGGTCactggggaggcaggcaggcctggGGATGTCTGGGATTAGACAGACCCTGGTTCAGAGACAGTGGGGGGGGGCGATTGATGGGAAGCTGTGAGGTGATTGGCACGTGTGGAGGGGAGGCTCGAGGTCTAAGCGGTCTCCTGAGAGGGGATGGGGCCCAGTGGTATTTCAGTTTCCATCTCCCCTCCAACCTCAGATCCAACCCAAGCCATCGCCTAGACCCACTCTGAGCCTACACCCATCAGCCTCCACCTCACTTAGCATCTTAGCGGGAGCATCAGCCCCAGCTCGATCTCAGCCCTGAAGCATCCCCGAGCCCAGGCGGGGTCTAGCCACACCCAAAACCCAGCATGGCCAGGGACTTCCAGGACATTCAGCAGCTGGACTCCGAGGAGAACGACCACCAGCTCGGCAGAGACGAGGGCCCAGGCACTCGTGGGTACAGCCCCAGGAGAGAAGGACCATTCTGGAAAGGCAAGTGTCTGGTATCTGGGGCTCTGCTCCACCCTAGTATAGCTCCCGGTCACTCTCTGTCCCTCCGAGGCCTTTGCCACATTCACCCTGTGACCGGGACTGTCCCCTGAcctcacccccttctccacccCCAGGACCCCAGGAAAGGGGTCTCCCCTCTTCCTTCCAACCTGACcagtatgtgctgtgtgtggtgggggggaggggaagggtgtGTGTTGGAGGGAAAGGGCACAGAGAAATTCTGGAAGATCCCCACTCCCCTCCAAGCCCCCTGACTGGATCCTTATCTAGCAAACCTTGACTGAAGTCCCCAAGTGTCTAGGTGAGAAAGAGCTGAGCCATTTCCAAGATGAAGGGCGGGAGCCGGGATGCGGGAGGGGGTGCCAGGTATGGGTGCTGGTGATGGAGTGAAGCTCTGTGGAGACCAGGAGGGTTGGGGTAGAAGCTCTAGGAGGGGGACTGGTTagcctgggctgggaggagggaccCCCTCCTGCCTGAGGCTGGAAGAACTGCCACTGTTGCAGGTGAGGGTGGGAGCTGGGCAGGGCAGAAAACTGCTATCCCACCGGGCTTCTCCTTTCCCCGGTAGCAGGTTCACAAGTCTTTTCAACAGGCTGCGTGGGGCAGAGGCCACACCCAGCTATACCCCTCTGCCCCTTCGGGTCCCACCAGCTGCCCTGTAGGTAGTAAACCCTCAAAAGTAACTTTGGATATTGTTGGATCTTCTGAGAATGAGAGGATTCATGTTTCAGCAAGAGGCTTGGGGAGAGtccagtggttttgtttttttccatttatttttattagttggaggctaattactttacaatattgtagtggtttttgtcatacattgacatgaatcagccatggatttacatgtgttccccatcctgaacccccctcccacatccctccccatcccatccctctgggtcatcccagtgcaccagccccgagcacttttttcatgcatccaacctgggctggagatctgtttcacacttgataatatacatgtttcgatgctgttctctcagatcatctcaccctcgccttctcccatagagtccaaaagtctgttctatacatctgtgtctctttttctgtcttgcatatagggttatcgttaccatctttctaaattccatatatatgtgttagtatactgtattggtgtttatctttctggcttacttcgctctgtataatgggctccagttttatccatctcattagaactgactcaaatgtattctttttaatggctgagtaatattccattgtgtatatgtaccatagcttccttatccattcatctgctgatacagatggctaacaaacacatgaaaagatgctcaacatcactcattatcagagaaatgcaaatcaaaaccacaatgaggtaccattacacgccagtcagaatggctgctatccaaaagtctacaagcaataaatgctggagagggtgtggagaaaagggaacactcttacactgttggtgggaatgcaaactagtacagccactatgcagaacaatgtggaaattccttaaaaaactggaaatagaactgccatatgacccagcaatcccactcctgggcatatacaccaaggaaaccagatctgaaagagacacgtgcaccccaatgttcatcccagcactgtttataatagccaggacatggaagcaacctagatgcccattagcagtccagtggttttgGATTTCATGGGACAGGAGGCTCGCTTGAAAGAGGCAGGGTGGACAGCCTGGCAGAGTGTGCCTGAGGGGCGCAACCATCAGCCAGCCTCTAGCAGCCTCTGCCACCTGCAAGTGGGTTGACAGCTGGCACCTGCTCACCTGGGAGCAGCTTCCACTCTCCCCAGCCTTTTATAGGCCTAGAGTTTTCAGAAGATTTGGAGATACACTGGCTAttgtttcctcaaaaaaaatttctttctgcctctctaGCTCCCCTTTCCATCAATTATGCATATATTAGTGATCCCACAGCTCATTGGTGCTCTTTCTATTTTATGGGGGAGTGTgggattcttttctttcttggcgTTTCTTTTTATACAGTTGTTGCTGCTATGCCTCTAAGTTCATTGAGATGTATGCATGTCTCACCTATTAATTTTATCCAGAGTGTTTTTCATCTCGGAATCTACTTTCTCCACCTGGCCTCGCCCCGCAGGGCTGTACTTTCTCAGACTCTGCTCCTCTGATGCTCCATGAGGTTGGCTCTCTGGCCCCCTGCCTCCGATGCCCCTTGTCCTGACACCCCTTCTCTTGCAGGGatgcttcctccccagtctcttgtGCTGCAGCGTCTCTGCTCCAAGTTCCACCTCAGTCTGCTTGTCCTGGTCTTCAACATCCTGCTGCTGGTGGCCATCTGTGTGACAGGGTCCCAAAGTGAGGGTCTCAGGGGTGGGGcagcgatgggggcggggattCGGGCAGTGCTGGGGCCGGTGAGAGCCACGATAGGGAAGAGATGGAGGCAGTAAGGAGGCAGTGCTGGGGCGGGGAAGGGGaccatcccatggacagtgatGAGGGCTGTCAGGTGGGACAGAGCACAATCCACTTTGTCCTGTTTTGTCTCCTGACAAGGAGCACAGCTGCAAGGGGAGCTGCAGACCCTACAGGAAAGTTTCAGCAACTTCTCATCGAGCACCCTGAAGGACATCCTGAATCTCAGCTCCCACGGTGAGTGGGCAAGCCCTGAGGGGAGCGACTGGGATGTGTTGGGTGCTCGAGGGGTTGGTTTAGCAGCGAGGGTTGGCTGGGCTCCATGCTgggtgctttcctggtggctcagacagtaaagagtctgcttgcaatacatgagaactgggttcgatccctggttcaggaagatcccttggagaaggggatgtctacccactccagtacccttgcctggagaatcccaaggatggtggaccctggcaggctacagtccatgggattgcaaaaagtcggacatgactgagtaactaagcatacatgcatgcatgctgggTGCAATAGTGGGGGGTACTGGGAAGGAAGCACAGACTAGGGCAGATAACCCAACCTGAGAAGCCAGGCAAGGGTTCCAAGGATGCTGCTTCCTGAGCCGAGGGTCCCTGAAGGATGAGTAAGGGTTAGAGTAGAGGATGGAGGTGGGAAGCAGGTAGAGAGCAGAGTCTGATGACCAGGACGTGAGGAAGACCACTGCATGTCCTGGACTCTCAACATTTCCAGTGtggctggaggggtgggatgtggcTAGAGAGGTGGGTAGGGGCCAGGCCATGCAGGCAAGCCGTGCTAACTTGTGGGGCTTTACTTTGAGGACATAGGGAGCTACGGGAAAGATTTAACAGGCGAGAGGTCTGAGAAGGTTGTGCTTCAGAATACCACCCTGCAGCCAGGAGAAGAGCAGGTGGGGTTGGGAGGGCCAGAGGACAGAGCACGCATCATCCCAGGTCAAGGTGATGGTGGCCCGGACTGATGCGTCAGTGGCATGAGGATGGAGAAATGTTGGGGAGGCAGAGCGGAGGGGAGACAGTTTAGCTTTCCTCTGTTGCAGGAGGCTTCGCCAGTGACACGGTGAGATTTCTGGAAACCAAGCTGATAAAACAGCAGCAAGACTTGAAAGCAGGTCAGAGACTCTctcttaagtgtgtgtgtgtgtgctagagATGTATCTCCCCAACCAGACGCTGGGGTCCTGGTCTGTGGGCCATGCACACAGCCCACCACACCCTTGCCACCACTCTGACCCTTAGATCATGCCACTTTGCTGCTCCATCTGAAGCACTTCCCCACGGATCTGCGCACACTGACTTGTCAGATGGCACACTTCCAGAGCAATGGTAGGGAGGTggtggggcggggttggggggggtgtGTCTCCAgtccctctgcctctcccctccaGCTGGATCtcatctccctctgtccctccaAACCCCTCAGGTACAGAATGCTGCCCAGTGAACTGGGTGGACCATGAAGGCAGCTGCTACTGGTTCTCTCGCTCAGGGAAACCCTGGCTCGAGGCTGAGAAGTATTGCCAGCTGGAGAATGCCCACCTGGTGGTCATCAACTCCAGAGAGGAGCAGGTGAAACCACAACCTTCCCAAAGGCAGGAGGAAACCTTGGGaatgcaaactctgggaggctgGGTCAGgctggttttgttatttttttctaaccCGAGGAAGAATCCAGAAGCAGAAATCTGTCCCCGCTCTGAGAGGTTCATGATGGAGCAGCCATTGATTTTAAGAAGTGGGAGGTTACATCCAGGAGTCGGGGCAAAGGATAGGAGCCAGGAGACCAGGTGATGAGGATCAGGGCAGGAGACAGAATGAGTGGCAGGATGAACTAAAGGGCCAGGACTTTGGTGGAGAACAGCACTGTGGAGGTGCTGACAGTCCCTGCTTGCTCTGTGCTGGCCTGGGGAACGTGATGGGTCTTTGGGTGAAAGGAACAGAGTGGGTGGGATTCCCAGGAACGCGCCTGGCATGAGTTTATGGGTCCCTCCAAAGCGCCCCAAGTCTCCCTGCCCACTGCTGCCACCAGATCACAACTCCAAAGTCCAGAGGGAAGACTCAATCCATTCGAAAAAGTGGGACATGTTTGGGCAAAGGAGGGTATTAatgaaaacatttactgagcccttactatgtgtcaggcactttcATATATCCATCGCTTTAACCCTCACAACCCTATGGAGCAGGCACTCTTGTTATCCCCACTTTGAGGTGCGGGTAGAGATGAGGGAACTAAagaacagagaagttaagtaacttactGCACAGCTAGTAagtcataaataaatatgtgtgtatatatatatatatatagattacagacatattttattttactgatcaGATTGAAATTGCCAATATTCTATCAGTATTGGCCTAAAAAGTTTCATGTGAATCAACCTAAGACTCAGTCTGTGATTTGGCTCACAAGTTCTTGCCACCTACAACTTTATGGAGGATGGGATGGTGCCtttatcattttgaaatgaaCATCAGCGTCCCGATTAATGCTTTTTGCCTTGAATTCATCTTCATGTGATATGAAGGGACTGGTCCTTGATTTCTTTTCACTTACATTTGCTTCATGTATCTCTGCCCATCCCTCTTATTTCCAACCATTTTGAGTCTCTGTTTTAGATGAATGATTCTCAGCCATCGCAGTGTATCGTAACCTCTTGAGGAGTTTAAAACATATTGACACTTGGTCTTGCActcaaatttaattaatttaattctgattaattaatataattaatcttGGATtatgatttaattaattaattaatcttggATTCATCCTGAGTATTGAGAATTTTTtaggcacccccaccccaccccccataaaTGATGCTACTCTATTGTTCAGTCAAGTTTAAGGTATTTCTCCTATAGGTTGTATATAAGTTGTTTTACTTtacctgtttaaaaaatatttatttggttgcattgggtcttagtgggggcacacaggatcttcactgcatcataaaggatctttcattgtggtgtccGGATTCTCGTTGTGTAGgtgcacagactcaatagtttcAGCGAGCAGGTTTAGTTGCTTTtcagcctgtgggatctcagtttcccaccATGGATCAAACCCCTTTCTGCCCGCTGCAGTGGaaactcggagtcttaaccactggacccccagggaggtccccctttttagttttttaaggaacctccaggATGTTCTCCacaatggctgtaccaatttacattcccatcaagagTATAgtagggttctcttttctccacaccctctccagcacttattacttgtagattttttgatgatggccgttctgacctATGTGAGGTAAAtcctcattgtgatttttatttgcatttctctagtaatgagcaatgttgagcatcttttcacgtgcctgttggccatctgtatgtcttctttggagaaatgtctgtttaggtcttctgccaatttttttgttgagttgttttttgatgttgagttgtatgaggtgtttttatattttgaatattaaccccttgtcaattgcatcatttgcaaatattttcttccattccataaGCGgtctttttgttctgttgatagttttctttgctgtgcaaaagtttttaagtttgactaggtcccatttgtttatttttgcttttatttcttttgccttgggagactggtCTAAGAGAAtactgttgtgatttatgtcccagaatattttgcctatgttctcttctaggagttttagggTGTCATGTCATCTTTaggttttaaaaccattttaagtttatttttgtatatggtgttggggagtgttctaatttcattgatttacatgtagctgtccagttttcccaacatcacgtgttgaagagactgccttttctccattgtatgtttttgCCGCCTTTGTCTCAGATTATTGAccgtaggtgtgtgggtttatttctgggctctcccacttgcatgtattttaaaatagatatctTTAATTAGTctccttttttcctgttttatatgcttcttttgttttctcccattttctaTGTGAgatgtattctttttgttttctccactGTGTTATTTTGGACTAAATGTGACTTGTTTTTAGCTACACTAGTAATTACTGTCACAACTTTAAGTAATGGGCTGAAACTTcttggctttaaaaaataaaagagtttatATAACTTTGATAtgaaagatgaggaaaccagTACACTTCTTCACACGCctcactcttttctctttttaaaaattgagatatcaTTGACATGTAACACTGTAAGTTTGAGGTGCACGACACCCTggtttgatatatttatatactgcAATATGATGAATAAAGTAGTGTTAGCTTTTACCTTTACCATCTCACACaatcatcatttcttttttattgagaacaattcagatctagtctcttagcaacttcgAGGTTTATACTGCCTCATTTATCTCtctcccacattccttacatGTGTGTGCAAAtagtttttctttgaatttcattAATCTCAGATATATCTCAGTGTTGCACATTCTCTATATTTTTGCTCTGAGGCTAGGAGAGTTCTTTTAACACATAAAGTTAGGTTTTCATATGTTTTGGAAGATTTTCTTAAGCCATTTATTTGGATAGTTTTTCTTGCCCATTGGTTCTCTTTTCCTCT comes from Muntiacus reevesi chromosome 18, mMunRee1.1, whole genome shotgun sequence and encodes:
- the LOC136149176 gene encoding asialoglycoprotein receptor 2-like, with protein sequence MARDFQDIQQLDSEENDHQLGRDEGPGTRGYSPRREGPFWKGMLPPQSLVLQRLCSKFHLSLLVLVFNILLLVAICVTGSQRAQLQGELQTLQESFSNFSSSTLKDILNLSSHGGFASDTVRFLETKLIKQQQDLKADHATLLLHLKHFPTDLRTLTCQMAHFQSNGTECCPVNWVDHEGSCYWFSRSGKPWLEAEKYCQLENAHLVVINSREEQKFIVQHTNPFRAWIGLTDSDGFWKWVDDTDYRHSYKNWAFSQPDDWRGHELGGSEDCAEIQRDGRWNDDFCQQVKRWVCEMKQNITV